The proteins below come from a single Halostagnicola larsenii XH-48 genomic window:
- a CDS encoding DUF420 domain-containing protein — protein MATADARRRLRERPLETTIFLSIVGYALVIGTFVLDLPIYPDLTLQQVNTLSHLTAIINAVTTVLLVLGWYWIKAGEIEKHRAAMGSAFVSIMLFLVVYLVRVGGGSGEKSFIGPDLVTYAYLLMLAIHIILSIVSVPVVLYALILGLTHTPAELRETAHARVGRIAASAWILSLVLGVVTYLLLNHVYDYELAAMIAPIAF, from the coding sequence ATGGCTACCGCGGATGCACGGCGACGGCTCCGAGAACGTCCACTCGAGACGACGATTTTCCTCTCGATCGTCGGCTACGCACTGGTCATCGGCACCTTCGTCCTCGATCTGCCGATCTACCCCGATCTAACCCTCCAGCAGGTGAACACGCTGTCGCACCTGACTGCGATCATCAACGCGGTGACGACGGTGTTGCTCGTTCTGGGCTGGTACTGGATCAAAGCCGGCGAGATCGAAAAACATCGCGCCGCGATGGGAAGCGCCTTCGTTTCGATCATGCTGTTTCTGGTGGTCTATCTCGTTCGAGTCGGCGGCGGAAGCGGCGAAAAATCGTTCATCGGGCCGGATCTCGTCACGTACGCCTACCTGCTCATGCTCGCAATTCACATTATCCTCTCGATCGTCTCGGTCCCCGTCGTTCTCTACGCGCTGATTCTGGGGCTCACGCACACGCCCGCGGAACTGCGAGAGACCGCCCACGCTCGCGTCGGCCGGATCGCCGCGAGCGCCTGGATTCTCAGCCTGGTGTTGGGTGTCGTCACCTACCTGCTTCTCAACCACGTCTACGACTACGAACTCGCGGCGATGATCGCGCCGATCGCGTTCTAA
- a CDS encoding ABC transporter ATP-binding protein yields the protein MTAVVEAAGLRKTYGETVALEDVSLSVEDGEIFGLIGPNGAGKTTLVRSLTGTTVPDAGTARLWERAPTAVDKGRLGVLPQEFSPPDRLSARELLEYYAGLYDDARDPERVLADVGLADAGETWYENLSGGQKRRVCVGSAIVNDPDVLFLDEPTTGIDPAGRRTVWRLIEELAAEGTTVLLTTHDMAEAERLADRVGLLADGSLVASGPPATLIENHGGSSRLTVETATKVSTDLFGGLEDRPVEIDATEIDARDGSIVFEGVSPTAIEAIVDVLEAEEIGYTSLTWAEPDLERAYLALADDAEVARTGRSKSLAEATPGGGSADGDDTDGIGTADRDQPTEGSR from the coding sequence ATGACTGCCGTGGTCGAGGCCGCAGGCCTCAGGAAGACGTACGGCGAGACCGTCGCCCTCGAGGACGTCTCGCTGTCCGTCGAGGACGGCGAAATATTCGGACTCATCGGGCCGAACGGGGCCGGAAAGACGACGCTCGTTCGCTCGCTGACCGGCACGACTGTCCCCGATGCAGGAACGGCCCGGCTGTGGGAGCGCGCACCGACGGCCGTCGACAAGGGGCGACTCGGGGTCCTTCCACAGGAGTTCTCCCCGCCGGATCGCCTCAGCGCGCGGGAACTGCTCGAGTACTACGCCGGGCTCTACGACGACGCGCGCGACCCCGAACGCGTCCTCGCAGATGTCGGCCTCGCGGACGCGGGCGAAACGTGGTACGAGAACCTCTCCGGCGGACAGAAACGACGAGTCTGCGTCGGTAGCGCGATAGTCAACGATCCCGACGTGCTCTTTCTCGACGAGCCGACCACGGGTATCGATCCCGCGGGCCGGCGAACCGTCTGGCGACTGATCGAGGAGCTAGCAGCCGAGGGCACGACGGTCCTGCTCACCACTCACGACATGGCCGAAGCCGAGCGGCTGGCCGACAGAGTCGGACTGCTCGCCGACGGCTCGCTCGTCGCCTCCGGGCCACCGGCGACGCTGATCGAAAACCACGGCGGCTCGAGCCGTCTCACCGTCGAAACAGCTACCAAGGTCTCGACCGATCTCTTTGGCGGACTCGAGGATCGACCGGTTGAGATCGATGCGACCGAAATCGACGCGCGAGACGGCTCGATCGTCTTCGAAGGAGTTTCGCCGACGGCCATCGAGGCCATCGTCGACGTGCTCGAGGCCGAGGAGATCGGGTACACCAGCCTCACCTGGGCCGAACCCGATCTCGAGCGGGCCTACCTCGCGCTCGCCGACGACGCGGAAGTAGCTCGAACGGGTCGGTCGAAATCGCTCGCGGAGGCGACGCCGGGTGGTGGCAGCGCGGACGGTGACGACACGGATGGTATCGGTACGGCCGACAGAGACCAGCCAACGGAGGGGAGCCGATGA
- a CDS encoding HalOD1 output domain-containing protein produces the protein MANGGDTVDTSIRTAMSQAVVKAVSNAEGVPPAELCPPEYEPLHDVIDPEALDALFAPRSNGGPRPGGTVTFTYCGYDVTIESDGTVHLS, from the coding sequence ATGGCGAACGGCGGAGATACGGTCGATACGTCGATTCGAACAGCAATGAGCCAGGCAGTCGTCAAAGCGGTTTCGAATGCGGAGGGGGTTCCACCTGCAGAGCTCTGCCCGCCGGAGTACGAGCCGTTACACGACGTGATCGATCCGGAAGCGCTCGACGCGCTCTTTGCTCCGCGAAGCAACGGCGGGCCGCGACCGGGTGGCACGGTGACGTTTACCTACTGTGGCTACGACGTGACGATTGAGAGCGACGGAACCGTTCACCTCAGCTGA
- a CDS encoding flippase, whose protein sequence is MDRQAHILQGFKATLVARAVYMLSSAVLMLVLARYLLDPTGYGELYWAIGILAVVQLFADVGLGKSAARYVAEYREDDPSQIPHLLQTTVTAKLVVIAVVAYTLLLFHEHIASLLGDPGAAPFLAAGVVYITVNSFNVFAQIVFQGYNQLVYSAAIQAISGAARLVFAVGFVLAGLGALGAFFGYIVGYAVAAAIGLALLYYKVYRKYEIADEFEDGLSRRLLEYSVPLTATRSANVIDKQIDIVLVGFFLNPVAVAFYTLAKQITDFVLAPAESLGFTISPNFGEQKAAGQLEDARRIYEMALTNAMLLYVPAAVGLALVADPFMTMVFGAEYAGAVPVMQVLSLFIVLQAITNLTSDSLDYLGRARSRAIAKGGTSIANLALNVALIPVVGVVGAAIATVATHTVYVLVNLYIVHSELSLHLRPLARSLGRICGITGGMAGAVLLVTPLISNLVMLAGAIALGVVTWGVLAVASGLLDLQQVQSVVT, encoded by the coding sequence ATGGATAGACAAGCCCACATCCTTCAGGGATTCAAAGCGACGCTCGTCGCTCGAGCCGTCTACATGCTCTCGAGTGCGGTGTTGATGCTCGTTCTCGCCAGGTACCTGCTGGATCCGACGGGCTACGGCGAACTGTACTGGGCGATCGGGATCCTGGCGGTCGTGCAGTTGTTCGCCGACGTCGGCTTAGGGAAGTCGGCGGCGCGGTACGTCGCCGAATACCGCGAGGATGACCCGAGCCAGATCCCGCATCTCTTGCAGACGACCGTCACCGCTAAGCTCGTCGTAATCGCCGTCGTCGCGTACACGTTATTGCTCTTTCACGAACACATCGCGAGTCTACTGGGCGACCCCGGCGCGGCACCGTTTCTGGCTGCAGGAGTAGTCTACATCACGGTCAACTCCTTCAACGTCTTCGCACAGATCGTCTTTCAGGGGTACAACCAACTCGTCTACAGCGCCGCGATTCAGGCCATTAGTGGGGCGGCTCGACTGGTGTTTGCCGTGGGGTTCGTCCTCGCTGGACTCGGCGCACTCGGGGCCTTCTTCGGCTATATCGTCGGCTACGCGGTCGCTGCGGCTATCGGGCTCGCACTGCTCTATTATAAGGTCTACCGGAAATACGAAATCGCCGACGAGTTCGAAGACGGTCTATCCCGGCGCTTGCTCGAGTACAGCGTGCCCCTGACGGCGACCCGGAGCGCGAACGTCATCGACAAACAGATCGATATCGTTCTCGTCGGATTCTTCCTCAACCCGGTCGCCGTCGCGTTCTACACGCTCGCGAAACAGATTACGGACTTCGTTCTCGCACCCGCGGAGTCGCTCGGCTTTACCATCTCGCCGAACTTCGGCGAGCAGAAAGCCGCGGGCCAACTCGAGGATGCCCGACGGATCTACGAGATGGCGCTGACGAACGCGATGCTCCTGTACGTGCCAGCGGCGGTGGGCCTCGCACTGGTCGCCGACCCGTTCATGACGATGGTGTTCGGCGCCGAGTACGCGGGCGCCGTTCCGGTCATGCAGGTGCTCTCGCTGTTTATCGTCCTGCAGGCGATCACGAACCTCACGAGCGATAGTCTCGATTATCTCGGTCGTGCTCGGTCTCGCGCGATAGCGAAGGGTGGAACCTCGATTGCGAATCTCGCACTCAACGTCGCCCTCATTCCGGTAGTCGGCGTCGTCGGGGCAGCGATCGCGACCGTCGCAACGCACACGGTGTACGTGCTGGTCAACCTCTATATCGTCCACAGCGAACTGTCGCTTCATCTCCGGCCGCTCGCGCGCTCGCTCGGACGTATCTGTGGGATTACTGGCGGGATGGCCGGCGCGGTGTTGCTCGTCACGCCGCTGATCTCGAATCTCGTCATGTTAGCTGGTGCGATCGCCCTCGGCGTCGTCACGTGGGGTGTGCTTGCCGTCGCGAGTGGGTTGCTCGACCTCCAGCAAGTTCAGTCGGTCGTTACGTGA
- a CDS encoding ATP-grasp domain-containing protein, with protein sequence MTTTDSITVGVLSLHTSKETKAILNAAEALDHDTEWLREENTSVRVEDGSVVLEPDVDVIANRMLLSNTEQPCEELGLVNTFSPLKPMLNSPESVLTAIHKLSTAGTLAANGVRVPNVLLALSSDRLNASRHEYGDEAVYKTAIGTHGGGTWKVGPDDMVNSKVGDRYAFLQELIGEGDGPNRDLRVYVVDGDIVGAMYRYAPDNDWRTNVALGGAVEDATDDLPESAAEMATKSATAIGLDYAGVDLVEGEDGWYVLEVNPTAGFKGLYEATGISPAPYIAKLAIERAGGSVDDDRVEELSRTLDDTEPSARPPQTPTTTDEPTTIGYTEEVVLSGTSGSKSILAKSDTGATRTSIDTSLAADIGAGPIKSVTRVKSGSSKTSKSRPVVDVVVGVGGNRHTVTASVEDRSHMDYPVLLGRDILENYRVDVSKRIDRDAPDTPEEEEE encoded by the coding sequence ATGACTACAACAGATTCTATTACGGTTGGGGTACTCAGCCTCCACACGAGCAAGGAAACGAAGGCGATACTCAACGCAGCGGAGGCGTTGGATCACGATACAGAGTGGCTCCGCGAAGAGAACACGAGCGTCCGCGTGGAGGATGGTTCGGTCGTCCTCGAGCCGGACGTCGACGTCATCGCAAACCGGATGTTGCTCTCGAATACCGAACAGCCCTGCGAGGAACTCGGTCTCGTCAACACGTTCTCGCCGTTGAAGCCGATGCTCAACAGTCCTGAATCGGTGCTCACCGCGATCCACAAACTCTCGACGGCGGGAACGCTCGCGGCCAACGGCGTTCGCGTGCCGAACGTGCTGCTCGCACTGAGCAGCGACCGACTCAACGCCTCTCGTCACGAGTACGGTGACGAAGCCGTCTATAAGACGGCGATCGGGACCCACGGCGGCGGAACGTGGAAGGTCGGCCCCGACGACATGGTCAACTCGAAGGTCGGCGATCGATATGCGTTTTTACAGGAACTCATCGGCGAAGGCGACGGGCCAAACCGCGACCTTCGCGTCTACGTCGTCGACGGCGACATCGTCGGCGCGATGTACCGGTACGCGCCGGACAACGACTGGCGAACGAACGTCGCACTCGGCGGCGCCGTCGAGGACGCGACCGACGACCTTCCCGAGAGCGCAGCGGAGATGGCGACGAAATCCGCGACCGCCATCGGCCTCGATTACGCGGGCGTCGACCTCGTCGAGGGCGAGGACGGCTGGTACGTTCTCGAGGTCAATCCCACCGCCGGGTTCAAGGGGCTCTATGAAGCCACGGGGATCAGTCCCGCCCCCTACATCGCAAAGCTCGCTATCGAACGTGCCGGCGGCTCCGTCGACGACGACCGCGTCGAGGAACTCAGCCGGACGCTCGACGATACCGAGCCGTCGGCGCGACCTCCCCAGACGCCGACGACCACCGACGAACCCACGACGATCGGGTACACGGAGGAAGTCGTCCTCTCGGGAACGAGCGGATCGAAGTCCATCCTCGCAAAATCGGACACGGGTGCGACGCGAACCAGCATCGACACCAGTCTCGCCGCCGATATCGGCGCTGGACCGATCAAATCGGTCACTCGAGTCAAGTCGGGAAGCTCGAAAACCTCGAAGAGTCGTCCGGTGGTCGACGTCGTCGTCGGCGTCGGCGGAAACCGACACACCGTCACCGCGAGCGTCGAAGATCGGAGCCACATGGACTATCCCGTCCTCCTCGGCCGAGACATCCTCGAGAACTACCGCGTCGACGTGAGCAAGCGCATCGATCGAGACGCACCCGACACGCCCGAAGAAGAGGAGGAGTAG
- a CDS encoding ABC transporter permease translates to MSRLGRVRAQTSAGWRAFVRRRTAVFFTFFFPVILIVIFGALIQTDPTGGGLFAEPAAYYVPGYLAVVVLFTPFSRLGSEVARHREGNRFEKLATTPVTRGEWLLGQTLVNAAIIALASLLILVLVVVLTGADIAFSPLVVAYILVGVVCFCAIGSMLGSYTDSQDGAVAASNALGLPLLFLSETFIPLEQLPGWFGPLVNLSPLTYFSRGVRAATYPDAGTASVFGLEPALANLGILAVLAVVAFAFGAYSIPRTD, encoded by the coding sequence ATGAGTCGACTCGGACGCGTTCGCGCACAGACCAGCGCCGGGTGGCGAGCGTTCGTCAGACGGCGCACTGCGGTCTTTTTCACCTTTTTCTTCCCGGTGATCCTGATCGTCATCTTCGGCGCGCTGATCCAGACAGATCCGACCGGCGGCGGGCTGTTCGCGGAGCCGGCGGCGTACTACGTCCCCGGCTATCTCGCCGTCGTCGTCCTCTTTACCCCGTTCTCGAGGCTCGGCAGCGAAGTCGCCCGCCACCGCGAGGGAAACCGCTTCGAAAAGCTCGCGACGACGCCGGTGACCCGCGGCGAGTGGCTGCTCGGCCAGACGCTCGTCAACGCCGCGATCATCGCGCTCGCGAGTCTGTTGATCCTCGTGCTCGTCGTCGTCCTGACGGGAGCGGACATCGCGTTCTCGCCGCTTGTCGTCGCGTACATCCTCGTCGGGGTCGTCTGCTTCTGTGCGATCGGGTCCATGCTCGGCAGCTACACCGATTCCCAGGACGGCGCGGTGGCGGCGAGCAACGCCCTCGGACTGCCGCTGCTTTTCCTCTCTGAAACGTTCATCCCGCTCGAGCAGCTTCCCGGCTGGTTCGGTCCGCTGGTCAATCTCTCGCCGCTGACGTACTTCTCCCGCGGCGTTCGAGCAGCCACGTATCCCGACGCAGGAACGGCGTCAGTGTTCGGTCTCGAGCCCGCACTCGCCAATCTGGGAATCCTCGCGGTGCTCGCGGTCGTCGCCTTCGCGTTCGGTGCGTACTCGATTCCACGCACGGATTGA
- a CDS encoding GNAT family N-acetyltransferase yields the protein MDLREATEADVDEIRQVAKDSLNSLYTDFLSEDTIDGALEQWYGDSFADDVRDDHTLFLVAERDGEIAAFSQSVLVGQRYGTGQLLWLHVHPDYRGSGMGVRLLVRTRERLLEEGADQVRCFVLADNEGGNRFYEDHGFERAGQREVDIGDETFTENVYVEADIDSDEDWDAIDQLEIDGENVYVSYGEAARGSKSPFYSAYGTGELEERYGWLCGNCDSIDNAMDTMGRIECNNCGNRRKATRWDASYL from the coding sequence ATGGACCTTCGTGAGGCAACCGAAGCAGATGTCGACGAGATCCGTCAAGTCGCAAAAGACTCTCTCAATTCGCTGTATACGGACTTTCTGTCGGAGGATACGATCGACGGCGCACTCGAGCAGTGGTACGGCGACTCGTTCGCCGATGACGTACGCGACGATCACACGCTGTTTCTCGTCGCCGAACGCGACGGCGAGATCGCGGCGTTCTCTCAGAGCGTGCTCGTCGGTCAACGGTACGGGACCGGACAACTGCTCTGGTTGCACGTCCATCCCGACTACCGCGGGAGCGGGATGGGCGTTCGACTGCTGGTCCGCACGCGAGAGCGGTTGCTCGAGGAAGGCGCCGACCAGGTTCGGTGTTTCGTCCTCGCGGACAACGAGGGTGGAAACCGCTTCTACGAAGACCACGGCTTCGAACGGGCCGGCCAGCGAGAGGTCGATATCGGCGACGAAACGTTCACCGAGAACGTCTACGTCGAAGCCGATATCGATAGCGACGAGGACTGGGACGCGATCGATCAGCTCGAGATCGACGGCGAGAACGTCTACGTGAGCTACGGAGAAGCCGCTCGCGGGTCGAAATCGCCGTTTTACTCCGCGTACGGGACCGGCGAACTCGAGGAAAGATACGGCTGGCTCTGTGGGAACTGCGACTCGATCGACAACGCGATGGACACCATGGGACGGATCGAGTGCAACAACTGCGGAAACCGTCGGAAAGCGACCCGCTGGGACGCCTCGTATCTCTAA
- a CDS encoding DNA-3-methyladenine glycosylase family protein: MMEQAERVLRQDPVMADLVDRYDPYVEPDWTAYERLCISIINQQLSTASAAAVRERVFEHFDGELTPARVLAADETPLREAGLSRMKVEYLQNAARAFQENDYTRAGLEDHSTEEVRARLTEIKGVGEWTARMYLLFVLERPDILPLGDLAVRRGIEQLYGDGEELSRDEMREIAERWRPYRSVATRYIWAEYESDV, translated from the coding sequence ATGATGGAACAGGCGGAACGGGTGTTGCGCCAGGACCCCGTGATGGCGGATCTCGTCGATCGGTACGACCCGTACGTCGAACCGGACTGGACCGCCTACGAGCGGCTCTGTATCTCCATTATCAACCAGCAGCTTTCGACCGCGAGCGCGGCCGCCGTCCGAGAGCGGGTGTTCGAGCACTTCGACGGCGAACTGACGCCGGCTCGAGTGCTCGCGGCCGACGAAACGCCGCTCCGCGAGGCGGGGCTCTCCCGGATGAAAGTCGAGTACCTCCAGAACGCCGCTCGAGCGTTTCAGGAGAACGACTACACGCGTGCCGGACTCGAGGACCACTCCACAGAGGAGGTCCGCGCTCGGCTCACCGAGATAAAAGGGGTGGGCGAGTGGACCGCGCGAATGTACCTCCTGTTCGTGCTCGAGCGGCCGGATATCCTTCCGCTCGGTGATCTCGCCGTTCGCCGGGGGATCGAACAACTGTACGGCGACGGCGAGGAGTTATCGCGAGACGAGATGCGCGAGATTGCAGAGCGATGGCGGCCGTATCGCTCGGTCGCGACGCGGTACATCTGGGCCGAGTACGAATCCGATGTGTGA
- a CDS encoding succinylglutamate desuccinylase/aspartoacylase family protein — translation MSDTRTDEPPDTDADGEDVFTYNGGRVDPGESVNIRYGISETYLGDPVRVPVTVVNGQYPGPTVFLSAAAHGDELNGIEVVREVAHDWDHTELHGTLVCLPVMNVPGFLAQERYLPIYDRDLNRSFPGREGSTSARRMAHRIFTNFIEPCDLGLDFHTSTRGRTNMLHVRADMEHADIVRLANAFSSNVIIDGQGPSGTLRREATDAGVPTITIEMGEAHRFQRSLIDRALTGVASVLAEFGLHRDSSVHWPGWRILIDDTDEKTWLRADAGGMVDMKHGRGELVQEGDVICTITDPFKEEEDIVSVEAPFTGLIVGVLENPVVYPGNPLCHLVGLKPETQTALERERNEGDPLLRYLE, via the coding sequence ATGAGCGATACTCGAACGGACGAACCGCCCGATACCGATGCGGACGGTGAGGACGTGTTCACGTACAACGGCGGTCGTGTCGATCCCGGCGAGTCCGTCAACATCAGATACGGCATCAGCGAAACGTACCTCGGCGATCCCGTTCGGGTCCCCGTAACGGTCGTCAACGGCCAGTATCCGGGACCGACGGTGTTCCTCTCGGCTGCGGCACACGGCGACGAACTCAACGGCATCGAAGTCGTCCGCGAAGTCGCCCACGACTGGGACCATACGGAGCTTCACGGAACGCTGGTCTGTCTCCCCGTGATGAACGTTCCCGGCTTTCTCGCACAGGAACGCTACTTACCGATTTACGACCGGGATCTCAACCGGTCGTTTCCGGGGCGGGAGGGGTCGACGAGCGCCCGACGGATGGCACACCGGATTTTCACGAACTTCATCGAACCCTGCGACCTCGGGCTGGATTTTCATACGTCGACCAGAGGCCGGACGAACATGCTTCACGTCCGCGCCGATATGGAACACGCCGATATCGTCCGATTGGCGAACGCGTTCAGTTCGAACGTCATCATCGACGGACAGGGACCGTCGGGAACGCTGCGCCGCGAGGCGACGGACGCTGGGGTCCCCACGATCACCATCGAGATGGGCGAAGCCCACCGCTTCCAGCGATCGCTCATCGATCGGGCGTTGACGGGCGTCGCGAGCGTGCTCGCCGAGTTCGGACTCCACCGGGACTCGTCGGTCCACTGGCCGGGATGGCGGATCCTGATCGACGACACCGACGAAAAGACGTGGTTGCGCGCCGACGCCGGCGGGATGGTCGACATGAAACACGGACGCGGCGAACTCGTCCAGGAGGGAGACGTGATCTGTACGATTACGGACCCGTTCAAAGAGGAGGAAGACATCGTTTCGGTCGAAGCGCCGTTTACCGGCCTGATCGTTGGCGTCCTCGAGAACCCGGTCGTCTACCCTGGCAACCCGCTCTGTCACCTCGTCGGGCTCAAACCGGAAACGCAAACCGCGCTTGAGCGCGAGCGAAACGAGGGGGACCCGCTGTTACGGTATCTCGAGTGA
- a CDS encoding heavy metal translocating P-type ATPase, with product MSDPRAERERCRFCGTTLTRPAAGPIGGSAADSHPGDGFCSPGCRGVYDELGAPSERPKSSDRSEPIEAANSAAGSSERAENGLVRAFFRVDGMHSASCEAFLESVASSQAGVRDATASYVTETVRVDHDPETVSESTLRDAISGVGYTAYLRSDAAAESELGEAETGTTRRSREMSGLRKRRSEDMLEVRYIVGIVFGTFLLVPFIAILYPVYLSSFTDWWVLSLYEGAFDTFDGMLFVRLFTVLTGVVLYLTGMPVLRGAYISLKLRRPNTHLLVALTVVSAYIYGTLAVLLGSNDVYYDLTIVVAAAVMAAVYYESTVKRRAMNRLTELTISQVDHARRLEADGPSEVPVDALEAGDRVLVREGERIPVDGVLIESACTVDESVVTGESLPVSKAPGEGVLGGSVVTNDAAIVRVGEETTSSIDRLTRAVWNVQSAAHGLQRRADELADTCVPLVIGSAVIVGVALVILGAGTADAAMGALLTVIVASPWAIGLATPLSVASSITDAMERGIVVFDETVFERLRAVDIVVFDKTGTLTTGNMTVLEADAPEDVLAAAGFVERRASHPAADAIASAFAVESNESADPLERSDGQRDDRRVQDFQTHDGGVEGVVDGKRILVGHPDLFREQGWKLDEAIESRVADARGFGRLPVAVGVDGRAAGVLVVGDEPRAEWDETVTKLRNDGVDVVVLTGDDEGATDFFDRHEGVDGVFADVPPTGKTATIRRLQETDRVAMVGDGTNDAPALAQADLGISMGSGTALASDASDLAIVDDDLTSVEQAFALSNATRRRVRQNLGLAFVYNAAVIPLAVIGALNPLFATAAVAVTGLLILANSSRSPPME from the coding sequence GTGAGCGACCCTCGAGCGGAACGCGAGCGCTGTCGCTTTTGCGGAACGACACTGACGAGACCCGCCGCCGGACCGATCGGCGGATCGGCCGCCGATTCGCACCCCGGCGACGGATTCTGTTCGCCGGGGTGTCGCGGTGTCTACGACGAACTCGGCGCGCCCAGTGAGCGGCCCAAATCGAGCGACCGCTCTGAGCCCATCGAGGCGGCTAATTCGGCAGCGGGTTCCAGCGAACGGGCCGAAAACGGGCTCGTTCGGGCGTTCTTCCGCGTCGACGGGATGCACTCGGCCTCGTGCGAAGCGTTTCTCGAGTCGGTCGCCTCGTCGCAGGCGGGCGTCCGCGACGCGACGGCGAGTTACGTGACCGAAACGGTGCGGGTCGATCACGACCCGGAGACGGTTTCGGAATCGACGCTTCGGGATGCGATCAGCGGCGTCGGATACACGGCATACCTCCGTTCGGACGCGGCCGCCGAATCCGAACTCGGAGAAGCCGAAACCGGAACCACCCGCCGCTCGCGCGAGATGAGCGGCCTCAGAAAGCGCAGAAGCGAGGACATGCTCGAGGTTCGTTACATCGTGGGCATCGTCTTCGGAACGTTCCTGTTGGTTCCGTTTATCGCAATCCTGTATCCTGTCTACCTCTCGTCGTTCACCGACTGGTGGGTGTTGTCTCTCTACGAGGGGGCCTTCGATACGTTCGACGGCATGCTCTTCGTGCGATTGTTTACCGTCCTCACCGGCGTCGTCCTCTACTTGACCGGGATGCCCGTCCTGCGCGGCGCGTATATCAGCCTGAAACTGCGCCGGCCGAACACGCACCTGCTCGTGGCGCTGACGGTGGTAAGCGCCTATATCTACGGCACGCTGGCAGTCCTACTCGGCAGCAATGACGTCTACTACGATCTGACCATCGTCGTCGCGGCCGCGGTGATGGCCGCGGTCTACTACGAATCGACGGTCAAGCGTCGCGCGATGAACCGCCTCACCGAACTGACGATTTCGCAGGTTGACCACGCCCGGCGTCTCGAGGCCGACGGGCCCAGCGAGGTCCCCGTCGACGCGCTCGAGGCCGGCGACCGGGTGCTGGTTCGCGAAGGAGAGCGAATCCCCGTCGACGGCGTCCTGATCGAGAGCGCGTGTACGGTGGACGAATCGGTCGTCACCGGCGAATCCCTGCCGGTATCGAAAGCGCCCGGCGAGGGCGTTCTCGGCGGGTCAGTCGTCACGAACGACGCCGCAATCGTGCGAGTTGGCGAGGAAACCACGAGCAGCATCGACCGACTCACGCGGGCGGTCTGGAACGTCCAGAGCGCCGCCCACGGCCTCCAGCGCCGGGCCGACGAACTCGCCGATACGTGCGTTCCGCTCGTCATTGGGTCGGCCGTCATCGTCGGTGTTGCACTGGTGATTCTGGGTGCCGGAACGGCTGACGCAGCGATGGGCGCGCTTCTGACTGTCATCGTCGCGAGCCCGTGGGCGATCGGCCTCGCGACGCCGCTCTCGGTCGCCTCGAGCATCACCGACGCGATGGAACGCGGGATCGTCGTCTTCGACGAGACCGTCTTCGAGCGGCTTCGCGCCGTCGACATCGTCGTCTTCGACAAAACGGGAACGCTGACGACCGGGAACATGACGGTCCTCGAGGCGGACGCGCCCGAGGACGTGCTTGCGGCCGCCGGATTCGTCGAACGACGCGCGTCGCATCCAGCGGCGGACGCTATCGCCTCGGCGTTTGCAGTCGAATCAAACGAATCGGCGGACCCGCTCGAGCGATCCGACGGCCAGCGCGACGATCGGCGCGTTCAGGACTTCCAGACCCACGACGGCGGCGTCGAAGGTGTCGTCGACGGGAAACGGATACTCGTCGGCCATCCGGATCTCTTCCGGGAGCAGGGTTGGAAACTCGACGAAGCGATTGAGTCTCGAGTCGCGGACGCCCGCGGCTTCGGGCGGCTTCCCGTCGCCGTCGGAGTCGACGGACGTGCGGCGGGCGTCCTCGTCGTCGGCGACGAACCGCGGGCTGAGTGGGACGAGACGGTCACGAAACTACGCAACGACGGCGTCGACGTTGTCGTGCTGACCGGCGACGACGAGGGCGCGACCGACTTCTTCGATCGACATGAGGGCGTCGATGGGGTGTTCGCGGACGTTCCGCCGACCGGAAAGACCGCGACCATCCGTCGACTACAGGAAACCGACCGGGTGGCGATGGTCGGCGACGGGACGAACGACGCGCCGGCGCTGGCGCAGGCGGACCTCGGCATCTCGATGGGAAGCGGGACGGCGCTGGCATCCGACGCGTCCGATCTGGCGATCGTCGACGACGACCTCACGTCGGTCGAGCAGGCGTTCGCCCTGTCGAACGCCACCCGGCGTCGGGTCAGACAGAACCTCGGGTTGGCGTTCGTCTACAACGCGGCGGTGATACCGCTGGCGGTGATCGGCGCGCTGAATCCGCTCTTTGCGACCGCGGCCGTCGCGGTGACCGGCCTGCTCATCCTGGCGAACTCGTCGCGGTCTCCCCCGATGGAGTGA